In one Musa acuminata AAA Group cultivar baxijiao chromosome BXJ2-5, Cavendish_Baxijiao_AAA, whole genome shotgun sequence genomic region, the following are encoded:
- the LOC103986114 gene encoding probable anion transporter 3, chloroplastic isoform X2, giving the protein MSPIVGGALVDYYGGKLVMAWGVALWSLATFLTPWAAETSLWTLLAMRVLLGVAEGVALPSMNNMVSRWFPRSERSRAVGIAMAGFQLGSAAGLLISPIIMSRTGVFGPFIIFGLFGFLWVLVWASATSSTPERHPQISKSELDYIGQREKQPVSKIKKPEKIMIPPFKKLLSKLPTWALIFANSMHSWGYFVILSWMPIYFNTVYRVDLRQAAWFSALPWVMMAVLGYFAGAWSDMLIQNGFSVTFTRKIMQSIGFLGPGISLLGLNVAKSPSVASSWLTAAVGLSSFSHAGFLVNLQEVAPRFAGVLHGMSNTAGTMAAIMGTVGAGFFVERMGSFQGFLILTSLLYFISTLFWDLFATGERIDIIMDGGGADDEEESSSPN; this is encoded by the exons ATGTCACCTATCGTTGGAGGAGCTTTAGTGGATTATTACGGTGGCAAGCTAGTCATGGCATGGGGTGTGGCCTTGTGGTCATTGGCTACTTTTCTCACACCTTGGGCTGCAGAGACTTCTTTATGGACTCTACTTGCTATGAGAGTTCTGCTGGGTGTCGCTGAAGGAGTGGCGCTACCAAGCATGAACAACATGGTGTCAAG GTGGTTCCCTCGATCAGAGCGGTCTAGGGCTGTGGGCATTGCTATGGCTGGTTTTCAACTTGGCAGCGCAGCTGGATTGTTGATTTCCCCTATCATTATGTCACGAACTGGTGTTTTTGGACCTTTTATAATATTTGGACTATTTGGATTTCTTTGGGTGCTGGTATGGGCATCCGCAACATCAAGTACACCCGAGAGACATCCCCAGATATCCAAGTCTGAGCTAGACTATATCGGACAGAGAGAGAAACAACCAGTATCCAAAATTAAGAAACCTGAAAAGATAATGATTCCACCTTTCAAGAAATTGTTATCTAAGTTGCCTACATGGGCCTTGATTTTTGCAAATTCCATGCACAGCTGG GGCTACTTTGTCATCCTTTCGTGGATGCCAATCTACTTCAATACA GTATATCGTGTTGATCTACGGCAAGCTGCATGGTTCAGTGCACTTCCATGGGTGATGATGGCTGTTTTAGGGTATTTTGCTGGTGCTTGGTCAGACATGCTAATTCAAAATGGGTTTAGTGTTACCTTCACCAGAAAAATCATGCAG TCGATTGGTTTTTTGGGTCCTGGTATTTCCCTTCTCGGTCTGAATGTAGCAAAAAGTCCTTCTGTGGCTTCGTCTTGGCTTACGGCAGCTGTTGGGTTGAGTTCTTTTAGCCATGCTGGCTTTTTGGTAAACCTCCAG GAGGTCGCCCCACGATTTGCCGGTGTACTTCATG GAATGTCGAACACTGCTGGAACAATGGCGGCAATAATGGGAACCGTTGGAGCTGGCTTCTTTGTTGAGAGAATGGGTTCTTTCCAGGGTTTCCTAATTCTGACGTCATTGCTATATTTCATTAGTACACTTTTCTGGGATCTTTTTGCTACTGGAGAGCGCATTGATATTATTATGGATGGTGGTGgtgctgatgatgaagaagaatctTCTTCCCCAAACTAA
- the LOC103986114 gene encoding probable anion transporter 3, chloroplastic isoform X1, translating into MILGLSTGRLLSCPPFVSSARDGTIRRGATPGLPSPSAQSSDGLRSRRSWGIPPRRVAPAVRRLTAPPARVSTKNGASGEFSEESGPRNASFLEFLTSERVKVVAMLGLALALCNADRVVMSVAVVPLSRAHGWTQSFSGIVQSSFLWGYLMSPIVGGALVDYYGGKLVMAWGVALWSLATFLTPWAAETSLWTLLAMRVLLGVAEGVALPSMNNMVSRWFPRSERSRAVGIAMAGFQLGSAAGLLISPIIMSRTGVFGPFIIFGLFGFLWVLVWASATSSTPERHPQISKSELDYIGQREKQPVSKIKKPEKIMIPPFKKLLSKLPTWALIFANSMHSWGYFVILSWMPIYFNTVYRVDLRQAAWFSALPWVMMAVLGYFAGAWSDMLIQNGFSVTFTRKIMQSIGFLGPGISLLGLNVAKSPSVASSWLTAAVGLSSFSHAGFLVNLQEVAPRFAGVLHGMSNTAGTMAAIMGTVGAGFFVERMGSFQGFLILTSLLYFISTLFWDLFATGERIDIIMDGGGADDEEESSSPN; encoded by the exons ATGATTCTTGGCCTCTCCACCGGCCGACTTTTGTCGTGTCCTCCTTTCGTCTCATCCGCTCGCGACGGCACCATCCGCAGAGGGGCCACGCCCGGGTTGCCGTCTCCTTCCGCCCAATCCTCCGATGGCCTCCGATCTCGACGCTCGTGGGGGATCCCGCCTCGCCGAGTTGCCCCTGCGGTTCGAAGGCTCACCGCTCCTCCCGCTAGGGTTTCGACCAAGAACGGCGCCTCCGGCGAGTTCTCGGAAGAGAGCGGGCCGCGGAACGCCAGCTTCTTGGAATTCCTCACCTCCGAGAGGGTTAAGGTGGTCGCCATGCTGGGCTTGGCCTTGGCCCTCTGCAATGCCGATCGCGTGGTCATGTCCGTGGCCGTCGTCCCGCTCTCCAGAGCCCACGGCTGGACCCAGTCCTTCTCTGGCATCGTTCAG TCATCTTTCCTGTGGGGATACCTCATGTCACCTATCGTTGGAGGAGCTTTAGTGGATTATTACGGTGGCAAGCTAGTCATGGCATGGGGTGTGGCCTTGTGGTCATTGGCTACTTTTCTCACACCTTGGGCTGCAGAGACTTCTTTATGGACTCTACTTGCTATGAGAGTTCTGCTGGGTGTCGCTGAAGGAGTGGCGCTACCAAGCATGAACAACATGGTGTCAAG GTGGTTCCCTCGATCAGAGCGGTCTAGGGCTGTGGGCATTGCTATGGCTGGTTTTCAACTTGGCAGCGCAGCTGGATTGTTGATTTCCCCTATCATTATGTCACGAACTGGTGTTTTTGGACCTTTTATAATATTTGGACTATTTGGATTTCTTTGGGTGCTGGTATGGGCATCCGCAACATCAAGTACACCCGAGAGACATCCCCAGATATCCAAGTCTGAGCTAGACTATATCGGACAGAGAGAGAAACAACCAGTATCCAAAATTAAGAAACCTGAAAAGATAATGATTCCACCTTTCAAGAAATTGTTATCTAAGTTGCCTACATGGGCCTTGATTTTTGCAAATTCCATGCACAGCTGG GGCTACTTTGTCATCCTTTCGTGGATGCCAATCTACTTCAATACA GTATATCGTGTTGATCTACGGCAAGCTGCATGGTTCAGTGCACTTCCATGGGTGATGATGGCTGTTTTAGGGTATTTTGCTGGTGCTTGGTCAGACATGCTAATTCAAAATGGGTTTAGTGTTACCTTCACCAGAAAAATCATGCAG TCGATTGGTTTTTTGGGTCCTGGTATTTCCCTTCTCGGTCTGAATGTAGCAAAAAGTCCTTCTGTGGCTTCGTCTTGGCTTACGGCAGCTGTTGGGTTGAGTTCTTTTAGCCATGCTGGCTTTTTGGTAAACCTCCAG GAGGTCGCCCCACGATTTGCCGGTGTACTTCATG GAATGTCGAACACTGCTGGAACAATGGCGGCAATAATGGGAACCGTTGGAGCTGGCTTCTTTGTTGAGAGAATGGGTTCTTTCCAGGGTTTCCTAATTCTGACGTCATTGCTATATTTCATTAGTACACTTTTCTGGGATCTTTTTGCTACTGGAGAGCGCATTGATATTATTATGGATGGTGGTGgtgctgatgatgaagaagaatctTCTTCCCCAAACTAA